In uncultured Desulfobacter sp., one DNA window encodes the following:
- a CDS encoding manganese efflux pump MntP family protein, translating to MHLFDIVVISIGLAMDASAVSMAAAACGHAQDPRAVFRLAFHFGLFQFMMPVVGWFLGTGFVAYVRAVDHWIAFGLLAFVGGRMVREGLTHTEECLHRDPSKGLTMVMLSVATSIDALAIGLGLAVMDVNIWYPSALIGIITCAMSVAAIYIGKRVGSAFGSKMEVVGGIILIGLGLKILIPSLFFAS from the coding sequence ATGCATTTGTTCGATATTGTTGTCATTTCCATCGGACTGGCCATGGATGCCTCGGCGGTGTCCATGGCTGCTGCGGCCTGCGGGCATGCACAAGACCCGCGGGCAGTGTTCCGTCTGGCGTTTCACTTTGGTTTGTTTCAGTTCATGATGCCGGTGGTCGGTTGGTTTCTCGGGACTGGATTTGTCGCATATGTCCGTGCCGTGGACCACTGGATCGCCTTTGGCCTGCTGGCCTTTGTGGGCGGGCGCATGGTTCGCGAAGGCTTAACACACACCGAAGAGTGCCTTCACAGGGATCCTTCCAAGGGCCTGACCATGGTCATGCTCAGTGTTGCCACAAGCATCGATGCCCTGGCCATCGGCCTGGGACTGGCCGTGATGGATGTCAATATCTGGTATCCATCTGCCTTGATCGGCATTATTACCTGTGCCATGTCCGTGGCCGCCATATATATCGGCAAACGGGTTGGCTCTGCCTTTGGCAGTAAAATGGAGGTTGTGGGCGGCATTATATTAATCGGACTTGGCTTGAAAATACTCATCCCTTCACTTTTTTTTGCTTCTTGA
- a CDS encoding antibiotic biosynthesis monooxygenase family protein, with amino-acid sequence MAIKVFIKRICEDAGKEKELITLVRKIRTIVPLQPGYLSSRYVKKIDPPKDIVAISTWESLEDWQKWYQSEERSEVQSQIDAIPGVKTVYEIYEDAKTE; translated from the coding sequence ATGGCAATTAAAGTTTTCATTAAACGTATCTGTGAAGATGCCGGCAAAGAAAAAGAGCTGATCACGCTTGTACGAAAAATCAGAACGATTGTTCCTCTTCAACCAGGCTATCTTTCAAGCAGATATGTAAAAAAGATAGACCCTCCAAAAGACATTGTTGCTATCAGCACCTGGGAATCTTTGGAGGATTGGCAGAAATGGTACCAAAGTGAAGAAAGAAGTGAGGTGCAATCCCAAATTGATGCAATTCCAGGTGTTAAAACAGTATATGAAATCTATGAGGATGCAAAAACAGAATAA
- a CDS encoding MBL fold metallo-hydrolase, whose product MVEVGFFGAAGEVTGSMHVLDTGADKILLDCGMFQGRRKESREKNENFPINRSDITTMILSHAHIDHSGRIPLLTKEGFSGRIVTTRPTKDALDYMLLDSGHIQESDALYLNYKALRTFLYQAEQSKTKQQIANKEKSRIKKLLKKGPHELDVDAIAALQKEYGLDMVTPLYTQEEALESLSFIDGYPFGSQVTIGRGITVKFYVAGHILGSAFSVITVTPENGGKPLKILFTGDIGRFEKPILKDPTLEFDEEDRDIDLMIIESTYGDREHAPVADLSGSLKDTLIRTVERGGSLLIPSFAFGRTQELIYILHQLYESGAVPKVPVYVDSPLASNITKVFGEHPETYDKETHKIFLEKGINPFYFKDIKFVESVEESMRVTQDETPHIVISASGMCEAGRILHHLRYKIHNPKHTILTVGYMAQHTLGRRIEELGLQENQAADKAPEVKILGKSYPLKAHVEKIGGFSAHADRHELMRVVSESNLRVKDIAVVHGEADQSAAFARRLNENGYNAFVPTPGERFKLP is encoded by the coding sequence ATGGTTGAAGTTGGATTTTTCGGAGCAGCAGGAGAGGTGACCGGATCCATGCATGTGCTGGATACAGGCGCTGATAAAATTTTACTGGATTGCGGCATGTTCCAGGGCAGAAGAAAGGAGAGCCGGGAAAAAAATGAGAATTTCCCCATAAACCGGTCTGACATTACGACCATGATTCTTTCCCATGCCCATATTGATCATTCCGGCCGGATTCCTTTGCTGACAAAAGAAGGCTTTTCCGGTCGGATTGTCACCACCCGCCCCACCAAAGATGCCCTGGACTACATGCTTCTGGACTCAGGACATATCCAGGAATCTGATGCCCTGTACCTGAACTATAAAGCCCTGCGCACGTTTTTGTACCAGGCAGAACAGTCTAAAACCAAACAGCAGATTGCAAACAAGGAAAAATCCAGGATTAAAAAGCTGCTGAAAAAAGGCCCCCACGAACTGGATGTGGATGCCATTGCCGCACTTCAAAAGGAGTATGGCCTTGACATGGTGACACCACTGTATACCCAGGAGGAAGCACTGGAATCCCTCTCTTTTATTGACGGATACCCATTTGGTTCACAAGTGACCATCGGCAGGGGAATCACGGTGAAATTTTACGTGGCCGGTCATATTCTCGGCTCCGCCTTTTCGGTGATTACAGTGACACCCGAAAACGGCGGCAAACCCCTTAAAATTCTTTTTACCGGTGATATTGGTCGATTTGAAAAACCAATCCTAAAGGATCCCACCCTGGAATTTGATGAGGAGGATCGGGACATTGATCTGATGATTATCGAGAGTACTTACGGGGACCGTGAGCATGCGCCGGTGGCCGATCTTTCCGGCAGCCTGAAAGATACCCTGATCCGGACAGTTGAACGGGGCGGCTCTCTTTTGATTCCTTCTTTTGCCTTTGGCAGAACCCAGGAGTTGATTTACATTCTTCACCAGTTGTATGAATCCGGTGCCGTTCCCAAAGTGCCTGTTTATGTGGACAGTCCTCTGGCATCAAATATCACAAAGGTCTTTGGAGAACATCCGGAAACCTATGATAAGGAAACCCATAAAATATTTTTGGAAAAGGGCATTAACCCCTTTTATTTTAAAGACATCAAGTTTGTTGAGTCGGTGGAGGAATCCATGCGCGTCACCCAGGACGAGACCCCGCATATTGTGATCTCGGCGTCAGGCATGTGTGAGGCGGGCCGGATTCTTCATCACCTGCGTTATAAAATCCATAATCCTAAACATACCATTCTTACTGTGGGGTATATGGCCCAACACACCTTGGGGCGGCGTATTGAAGAACTTGGGTTGCAGGAAAATCAGGCTGCAGACAAGGCGCCGGAAGTTAAAATTTTGGGGAAATCCTATCCCTTGAAAGCCCATGTGGAAAAAATCGGGGGGTTCTCCGCCCATGCGGACCGCCATGAACTGATGCGGGTGGTATCAGAGTCAAATCTTCGGGTGAAAGATATTGCCGTTGTCCACGGTGAAGCGGATCAGAGCGCAGCATTTGCCCGGCGTCTTAATGAGAACGGATATAATGCTTTTGTCCCAACACCTGGAGAGCGGTTTAAATTGCCTTGA
- a CDS encoding AsmA family protein, translating to MVRFLKWVIITIVIFAGLIIGAAVLVPMFVDVKKYLPDIETIVTRQTGRSFSMGDDIKLSLFPWAGIRLSDLTLGNPEDFEKGPMISVKSFEVRVKVLPLLSKHIQVEKFIVASPSIALVKNKAGQGNWEHIGSPATGDSDKGTKAQSNSPPQDTGTKSQTDSAALPIESLLVDRFAVINGAVSYVDEGGDLSKKISDLNLELSGVSLDKAIAITFDAKVDGKPVSLTGTAGPLGQNPGSTDIDFNLMVKALDQLALSLKGRLIKPLTEQTVDLTVDLAPFSPKKLFDVLGLPFPIEPSDASVLDKLSLKAVVKGSTQAVTVSDGTLVLDDSTMNFSAKAQAFDKPDLKFALTLDKIDVGRYLPSATKNDSGQAAPAKDGAPAVSTGQNGKKTGAYDYTPLRKLVLDAKVNIGSLKVSGLSMTNVTGALTGKNGIFTLEPFTLDLYKGKAGAKARIDVRKKYPATNLSLTTSNVQAGPVIQDSINKDIIEGALTSNISLSMTGDTPDMIKQSLGGKGELKFMDGAIVGIDIAGTIRNAKAGIGLGEATTEKPKTDFAELKVPYTASEGLVKISQASLVSPLLRLAVNGQTSLVKENLDFRIEPKLVATIKGQGDTKDRSGLLIPLDVTGTWEKPKVRPDLEAILKNKLPGTDELKQLLKGEKSDSGEKQDIKDTARGLIKGFLN from the coding sequence ATGGTCAGATTCTTAAAGTGGGTCATTATAACCATAGTCATTTTTGCCGGGCTGATTATCGGGGCTGCTGTATTGGTCCCCATGTTTGTGGATGTCAAAAAATATCTGCCGGACATTGAAACCATTGTGACACGGCAGACCGGGCGCAGTTTTTCAATGGGGGATGATATCAAACTCTCCCTATTTCCCTGGGCCGGAATCCGGCTGTCTGATTTAACCCTGGGCAATCCTGAAGACTTTGAAAAAGGGCCCATGATCTCGGTGAAAAGCTTTGAAGTCAGGGTAAAAGTTCTACCCCTTTTGTCCAAACATATCCAAGTAGAAAAATTCATTGTGGCGTCACCCAGTATTGCGCTGGTTAAAAATAAAGCAGGGCAGGGGAACTGGGAACATATCGGCTCTCCAGCAACCGGCGATTCGGATAAAGGCACTAAGGCTCAATCCAATTCCCCCCCGCAGGATACCGGTACAAAATCACAAACAGATAGTGCCGCCCTTCCCATTGAGTCGCTTCTCGTTGACCGGTTTGCCGTCATCAACGGGGCAGTTTCCTATGTGGACGAGGGCGGCGACCTTTCCAAAAAGATTTCAGATCTTAATTTAGAACTGTCCGGCGTCAGCCTCGATAAGGCCATTGCCATTACATTCGATGCCAAAGTGGACGGCAAGCCCGTCTCTTTAACCGGAACTGCCGGACCTCTTGGACAAAATCCCGGTAGCACGGATATTGATTTTAACTTGATGGTCAAGGCACTGGATCAACTGGCTCTTTCCCTTAAAGGTCGGTTGATTAAACCCCTGACCGAACAGACTGTTGATCTTACCGTTGATCTGGCTCCGTTTTCGCCTAAAAAACTGTTTGACGTCCTGGGCCTCCCGTTTCCCATTGAACCCAGTGATGCCTCAGTCCTGGATAAGCTTTCCCTGAAAGCTGTTGTCAAAGGGTCAACCCAGGCTGTGACCGTTTCAGACGGAACCCTGGTGCTGGATGACTCTACCATGAATTTCAGTGCCAAAGCCCAGGCATTTGACAAACCGGACCTCAAATTTGCCCTGACCCTGGATAAAATTGATGTGGGCCGGTATCTGCCTTCGGCTACTAAGAACGATTCGGGGCAGGCTGCACCGGCCAAGGATGGGGCCCCGGCCGTAAGTACCGGTCAAAACGGCAAAAAAACCGGAGCTTATGATTATACGCCTTTGCGCAAACTGGTACTGGATGCAAAGGTGAATATCGGCAGTCTTAAGGTCTCGGGATTAAGCATGACCAATGTTACAGGCGCTCTGACTGGTAAAAATGGAATATTTACCCTGGAGCCGTTTACCCTGGATCTGTATAAAGGAAAAGCTGGGGCAAAGGCCAGGATCGATGTGCGTAAAAAATACCCGGCAACAAACCTTTCCCTTACAACCAGCAATGTTCAGGCTGGTCCTGTCATTCAGGACAGTATCAACAAAGATATCATTGAAGGGGCCTTGACCTCGAATATTTCTCTTTCCATGACTGGTGACACCCCGGATATGATTAAACAAAGCCTGGGCGGCAAAGGAGAGCTTAAATTTATGGATGGTGCCATCGTGGGGATTGATATTGCCGGAACCATTCGTAACGCCAAGGCCGGTATTGGTCTGGGCGAGGCCACAACGGAAAAGCCTAAAACTGATTTTGCTGAACTTAAGGTCCCATATACCGCATCCGAGGGCCTTGTAAAAATTTCGCAGGCCTCCCTTGTCTCTCCTTTGTTAAGGCTTGCTGTAAACGGACAGACCAGTCTGGTAAAAGAAAATCTTGATTTCAGGATTGAACCGAAATTGGTGGCCACAATTAAGGGGCAGGGGGATACAAAGGATCGTTCGGGACTATTGATTCCTCTCGATGTAACAGGGACTTGGGAAAAACCAAAGGTGCGACCGGACCTTGAAGCTATATTAAAAAATAAGTTGCCCGGCACCGATGAGCTTAAACAACTTCTTAAAGGTGAAAAATCGGACTCTGGTGAGAAACAGGATATTAAGGATACTGCCAGGGGATTGATAAAAGGGTTCTTAAATTAA
- a CDS encoding DUF4197 domain-containing protein: MCKKRISVAAVAFVFTFILGGAAYVLAGNSLLDQGASLLNTLNKSGSSEGSNSGGSGSGSLSNSEIISGLKEALETGAGTVIGQLGAENGFNSDSSIHIPLPSYLSKAQFLMDKAGFGSYTDDLELKLNRAAEAATPKAKALFMDAISQMSFDDATSILNGADDAATQYFKKKTSDDLTEAFTPVVEKTLEEVGVVKSYDQMMAQYKSMPLVPDVKGNLTNYAVEEALNGIFYYLAKEEKAIRENPAKQTTALLKKLFN; this comes from the coding sequence ATGTGTAAAAAAAGAATCAGCGTTGCCGCGGTAGCTTTCGTTTTTACCTTTATTTTGGGAGGTGCTGCGTATGTTCTCGCGGGAAATTCCCTGCTGGACCAGGGCGCTTCATTACTTAATACCCTGAACAAAAGCGGCAGCAGTGAAGGTAGTAACAGCGGCGGTTCCGGCTCTGGAAGTTTGAGCAACAGCGAAATTATTTCCGGCCTTAAAGAGGCGTTGGAAACAGGTGCCGGCACCGTTATCGGTCAGTTGGGGGCTGAAAACGGATTTAATTCCGATTCCAGCATTCATATCCCTTTGCCATCCTATCTTTCCAAGGCGCAGTTTTTGATGGATAAGGCCGGGTTCGGGTCTTATACCGATGATTTGGAATTGAAGTTGAACCGGGCTGCCGAAGCAGCTACACCCAAAGCCAAAGCCTTGTTTATGGATGCTATCTCCCAGATGTCCTTTGACGACGCCACAAGTATTCTTAATGGTGCTGATGATGCGGCGACCCAGTATTTCAAGAAAAAAACGTCCGACGATCTCACCGAGGCCTTCACCCCGGTGGTGGAAAAGACCCTGGAAGAAGTCGGGGTTGTGAAATCCTATGACCAGATGATGGCGCAGTATAAATCCATGCCTCTGGTTCCCGACGTAAAGGGCAATTTAACAAATTATGCTGTTGAAGAAGCCCTGAACGGCATCTTTTATTATTTGGCAAAAGAGGAAAAGGCGATCCGGGAAAATCCGGCAAAGCAGACGACGGCATTGTTAAAAAAATTATTTAACTGA
- a CDS encoding site-specific DNA-methyltransferase yields MKTIHTHYIGNAAKMKKLADRSVNLVVTSPPYPMIDMWDEIFSRQDSKIEKALKKQDGPLAFELMHQVLDRIWKEVFRVLSPGGFACINIGDATRTIRERFALYPNHARILAATQALGFTALPCILWRKQTNAPNKFMGSGMLPAGAYVTLEHEYILILRKGGKREFTSASAKENRRQSALFWEERNQWFSDVWMDLKGTRQAMGKKKNRNRSGAFPFELAYRLINMYSVKEDLVLDPFMGTGTTTLAAMAAGRNSAGYEIDPTLLENFYDKCKDSISQFSSAIQHRIDFHKEFVQVRLDDGKPIKYENSYYGFPVITRQEKELVFNIPVSVEQQTDQDFVVNYDMPPRETINAVTVPPDTTAVPGSSSKKDKAAGSLFPDFDAEAPEP; encoded by the coding sequence ATGAAAACGATTCACACCCACTATATCGGCAATGCCGCAAAGATGAAAAAATTAGCTGACCGCAGCGTCAATCTTGTGGTGACATCACCGCCATATCCCATGATTGACATGTGGGATGAAATCTTTAGCCGCCAGGATTCTAAAATTGAAAAGGCCCTTAAAAAACAGGACGGCCCACTGGCCTTTGAACTCATGCACCAGGTTCTGGACCGGATCTGGAAAGAGGTGTTCAGGGTGCTTTCTCCCGGCGGGTTTGCCTGTATCAATATCGGCGATGCCACACGCACCATCAGGGAACGTTTTGCCCTTTATCCCAACCACGCCAGGATATTGGCTGCTACCCAGGCATTAGGATTTACGGCCTTGCCATGCATTTTATGGCGCAAGCAGACCAATGCACCCAACAAATTCATGGGGTCGGGCATGTTGCCGGCCGGGGCCTATGTCACGTTAGAACATGAATACATCCTTATTTTGAGAAAAGGGGGGAAGCGCGAATTTACATCTGCTTCGGCCAAGGAGAACCGTCGGCAAAGCGCCTTGTTCTGGGAAGAGCGCAACCAATGGTTTTCAGACGTCTGGATGGATCTTAAAGGCACCCGCCAGGCCATGGGAAAGAAAAAGAACCGTAACCGCAGCGGCGCTTTCCCCTTTGAACTGGCCTATCGCTTGATCAACATGTATTCCGTGAAAGAAGATCTTGTTCTGGATCCGTTTATGGGTACGGGCACCACAACACTTGCGGCCATGGCTGCCGGGCGCAATAGTGCAGGATATGAAATAGACCCAACGCTACTGGAAAATTTCTACGATAAATGCAAGGATTCCATCAGCCAGTTTTCTTCTGCCATCCAGCACCGCATAGATTTTCATAAAGAATTTGTTCAGGTGCGTCTGGATGACGGAAAACCCATCAAATATGAAAATTCCTATTATGGGTTCCCCGTAATAACGCGCCAGGAAAAAGAACTTGTATTCAATATCCCTGTATCTGTTGAACAACAGACTGATCAAGATTTCGTTGTTAATTACGACATGCCGCCCCGGGAAACCATAAATGCCGTCACTGTCCCGCCAGACACCACGGCTGTGCCGGGCTCATCCAGTAAAAAAGACAAGGCTGCTGGAAGCTTATTTCCTGACTTTGATGCAGAGGCCCCTGAGCCCTGA
- the tpx gene encoding thiol peroxidase: MGSITLGGNAVTLAGDFPKTGDKVKDFTLVGQDLSDVKLSAYAGKQVVLNIFPSLDTPVCATAIRKFNETAGTKENTVVICISGDLPFAHKRFCVAEGIENVVTASAFRSPQFALDYGVAMQDGPLAGLTARAVVILNASGEVVYTELVPEIKQEPDYESALAALS, from the coding sequence ATGGGATCTATTACGCTTGGCGGCAACGCGGTCACTTTGGCTGGTGATTTTCCTAAGACAGGTGACAAAGTAAAGGATTTTACCCTTGTAGGCCAGGATCTGTCAGACGTCAAACTGTCTGCGTATGCCGGTAAACAGGTGGTACTCAACATTTTTCCAAGCCTCGACACCCCGGTTTGTGCCACAGCTATTCGTAAATTCAATGAAACAGCAGGTACCAAAGAAAATACCGTTGTAATCTGTATCTCAGGGGATCTGCCCTTTGCCCACAAACGGTTCTGCGTTGCAGAAGGCATCGAGAATGTTGTGACTGCTTCTGCCTTCCGCAGTCCCCAGTTCGCCCTTGACTATGGTGTGGCCATGCAGGACGGCCCTCTGGCGGGTCTTACTGCCCGGGCTGTTGTTATTCTCAATGCATCCGGCGAGGTTGTTTATACCGAACTTGTACCGGAAATCAAACAAGAGCCGGATTATGAATCTGCGCTGGCCGCATTGTCCTAA